One Podarcis muralis chromosome Z, rPodMur119.hap1.1, whole genome shotgun sequence DNA segment encodes these proteins:
- the TMEM35A gene encoding nicotinic acetylcholine receptor chaperone, translated as MASPRTITIVALSVALGLFFVFMGTIKLTPRLSRDAYNEMKRAYKSYIRALPMLKKMGVSSIILRKSIGALEVACGIVMTLVPGRPKDVANFLLLLLVLAVLFFHQLVGDPLKRYAHALVFGILLTCRLLIARQPEEQLPEKKTLSVNGEEQPPLAEAAPEKGKIKVS; from the exons ATGGCCTCTCCCAGGACTATAACAATTGTAGCCCTCTCGGTAGCCTTGGGGCTCTTCTTCGTCTTTATGGGGACCATCAAACTGACCCCCAGGCTCAGCAGAGATGCCTACAACGAGATG aAACGAGCCTACAAGAGCTATATCCGTGCATTGCCCATGCTTAAGAAGATGGGGGTCAGCTCCATCATTCTCCGCAAGAGCATTGGAGCCTTAGAGGTGGCCTGCGGTATTGTCATGACACTTGTCCCTGGACGCCCCAAGGACGTGGCtaactttctgctgctgctgcttgttctGGCTGTGCTTTTCTTCCACCAGCTGGTGGGTGACCCACTCAAGCGCTATGCCCATGCCCTGGTCTTTGGAATCCTGCTTACCTGCCGCTTGCTGATCGCCCGTCAGCCTGAGGAGCAGTTGCCAGAGAAGAAGACCCTTTCGGTGAATGGAGAGGAGCAGCCACCTCTTGCGGAGGCAGCcccagaaaagggaaaaatcAAGGTGTCCTAG